The following are encoded together in the Clostridium sp. BJN0013 genome:
- a CDS encoding GerAB/ArcD/ProY family transporter: protein MYKGKDTFLTPSQFTFTLKSAMVGIEIMYIPNSIIKFAKQDSWISCILGAVYPLYILFIANYLCKKSYKEDILILSKKCFGNIFGSILNFIFISYFLFMLTSEFSGYIQVFEIYATGFLKNYQMLFTTLIPVTYIVYNGIKPLGRLNEVGFYLTIILLVIPIGILAYGTFLNLMPVFDNSISNILKGSIHTVFPFSGMEVILLIYPFLKDNKNLLKCGLEAVAIVTFIYTWTVFATIYYLGIEISPKYLWPVLTLADSVHIPIVNSFRFVFIALWSLVQFKCMATYYFSVSYSLNQSIKKISPQTFTLLLYPLIIIITSLYGNPTTRRIYTDRIINVYAVFNMIYISTIAILIHFKKDKVVRKA, encoded by the coding sequence ATGTATAAGGGCAAAGATACATTTTTAACCCCCAGCCAATTTACATTTACATTAAAATCAGCTATGGTAGGTATTGAAATAATGTATATACCTAACAGTATTATAAAATTTGCAAAACAAGATAGCTGGATTAGCTGTATATTAGGAGCGGTATATCCTTTATATATATTGTTCATAGCAAACTATTTATGTAAAAAATCTTATAAGGAGGATATATTGATATTAAGCAAAAAATGCTTTGGAAATATTTTTGGCAGTATTTTGAACTTTATTTTTATATCTTACTTTTTATTCATGCTTACATCAGAATTTTCAGGATATATTCAGGTGTTTGAAATATATGCCACTGGATTTTTAAAAAACTATCAGATGTTATTTACTACTTTGATTCCTGTAACCTATATTGTTTATAATGGCATAAAACCTTTAGGCAGATTAAATGAAGTAGGGTTCTATTTAACTATAATTTTACTTGTTATTCCCATAGGGATTTTAGCTTATGGAACTTTTTTGAATTTAATGCCTGTATTTGATAATAGTATAAGTAATATATTAAAAGGTTCTATACACACGGTTTTCCCTTTTTCAGGTATGGAAGTTATACTTCTTATTTATCCTTTTTTGAAAGATAACAAAAATTTATTAAAATGTGGTTTAGAAGCAGTTGCTATTGTAACATTTATTTATACATGGACAGTTTTTGCAACTATTTACTATTTAGGTATTGAAATTTCTCCCAAATATTTATGGCCTGTTTTAACATTGGCTGATAGTGTACATATTCCCATTGTAAATAGCTTTAGATTTGTATTTATAGCCCTGTGGTCTTTAGTGCAGTTTAAATGCATGGCTACTTATTATTTTTCAGTTTCTTATAGCTTGAATCAATCTATAAAAAAGATATCCCCTCAGACATTTACATTGTTATTATATCCTTTAATAATTATTATAACTAGTTTATATGGAAATCCTACAACAAGGAGAATTTATACAGATAGAATAATCAATGTATATGCAGTATTTAATATGATATATATTTCTACAATAGCAATTTTAATTCATTTTAAAAAGGATAAAGTAGTAAGAAAAGCTTAA